A single Oncorhynchus tshawytscha isolate Ot180627B linkage group LG01, Otsh_v2.0, whole genome shotgun sequence DNA region contains:
- the LOC121847319 gene encoding extensin-like, which produces MSSLHPTCPPIPPPQRACPPSHAPPPQREHVLLSTPLHPRESMSSLSTPLQARESMSSLHAPPPQREHVLPPQREHVLLPPPQREPSTPERACPPSTPLHPRESPSTPLHPRESMSPSTPERACPPSTPSTPHVLPTPPTPESMSSLSTPLHPREHVLPPPHLQARESMSSLPLHPRPLHPQRACPPSPHPPGPPERACPPSTPSTPESMSSLHPREHVLPSTPLHPREHVLLSTPLQAREGMSSYPRPSTPERACPPIHAPPPQREHALPPTPLHLRESMSSRPRPSTPERACPPSHAPPPQREHVLPARPLHPRESMSSHSRPSTPERACPPCQAPPPQREHVLPPTPLHPRESMSSLSLPSTPERACPPSHAPPPQREHVLPPTPLLARESMSSHPRPSTPERACPPSHAPPGQREHVLPSTPLQATRSVP; this is translated from the coding sequence AtgtcctccctccaccccacATGTCCTCCTATCCCTCCACCCCAGAGAGCATGTCCTCCCTCCCATGCCCCTCCACCCCAGAGAGAGCATGTCCTCCTATCCACGCCCCTCCACCCCAGAGAGAGCATGTCCTCCCTATCCACGCCCCTCCAGGCCAGAGAGAGCATGTCCTCCCTCCACGCCCCTCCACCCCAGAGAGAGCATGTCCTCCCACCCCAGAGAGAGcatgtcctcctccctccaccccagaGAGAGCCCTCCACCCCAGAGAGAGCATGTCCTCCCTCCACGCCCCTCCACCCCAGAGAGAGCCCCTCCACGCCCCTCCACCCCAGAGAGAGCATGAGCCCCTCCACCCCAGAGAGAGCATGTCCTCCCTCCACGCCCTCCACCCCCCATGTCCTCCCCACGCCCCCCACCCCAGAGAGCATGTCCTCCCTATCCACGCCCCTCCACCCCAGAGAGCAtgtcctccctccaccccacctccAGGCCAGAGAGAGCATGTCCTCCCTGCCCCTCCACCCCAGGCCCCTCCACCCCCAGAGAGCAtgtcctccctccccacaccctCCAGGCCCCCCAGAGAGAGCATGTCCTCCCTCCACACCCTCCACCCCAGAGAGCAtgtcctccctccaccccagaGAGCATGTCCTCCCGTCCACGCCCCTCCACCCCAGAGAGCATGTCCTCCTATCCACGCCCCTCCAGGCCAGAGAGGGCATGTCCTCCTATCCACGCCCCTCCACCCCAGAGAGAGCATGTCCTCCTATCCACGCCCCTCCACCCCAGAGAGAGCATGCCCTCCCTCCCACGCCCCTCCACCTAAGAGAGAGCATGTCCTCCCGTCCACGCCCCTCCACCCCAGAGAGAGCATGTCCTCCCTCCCACGCCCCTCCACCCCAGAGAGAGCATGTCCTCCCTGCCAGGCCCCTCCACCCCAGAGAGAGCATGTCCTCCCACTCACGCCCCTCCACCCCAGAGAGAGCATGTCCTCCCTGCCAGGCCCCTCCACCCCAGAGAGAGCATGTCCTCCCTCCCACGCCCCTCCACCCCAGAGAGAGCAtgtcctccctctcactcccctccACCCCAGAGAGAGCATGTCCTCCCTCCCATGCCCCTCCACCCCAGAGAGAGCATGTCCTCCCTCCCACGCCCCTCCTGGCCAGAGAGAGCATGTCCTCCCATCCACGCCCCTCCACCCCAGAGAGAGCATGTCCTCCCTCCCACGCCCCTCCAGGCCAGAGAGAGCATGTCCTCCCATCCACGCCCCTCCAGGCCACCAGGTCAGTACCCTAG